One Ogataea parapolymorpha DL-1 chromosome VI, whole genome shotgun sequence DNA window includes the following coding sequences:
- a CDS encoding 26S proteasome regulatory subunit rpn6, with amino-acid sequence MTLPRLEDARTAARNGDIRKAEQIYTEILELKSADTYHRNEKLIDMQEIGIQELGELYRDNNNEEKLVELVSKARYTMGAFAKSKTAKIIKNLIDLIEHSKFSDALSVTIKTTQECIDWAIDEKRTFLRQALQIRLASLFYKNKEFMKSLSEISPLLREFKKLDDKSSLVEVQLLESKNHFQLKNHAKSKAAITSARTSANAIYCPSQLQAELDLMSGILHAEDKDFSTAFSYFYEAFENYQIHTDEEKTIKVLKYMLLCKIMLNSIDDVNSLLNNKNVSKYAQGKDIEAMKSVSLAHSNRSLKELEDCLKSYVTELTQDPIIRSHLADLYDSLFQKNLLKLIEPYSCIEISHISSMIGLPKNIIESKLSNMILDKVFYGVLDQGNGWLIIYEEPLKDEMYDLNLNVIRTMSNVVDLLYEKASLLE; translated from the coding sequence ATGACACTTCCAAGGCTTGAGGATGCTCGCACAGCAGCAAGAAATGGAGACATTCGTAAAGCAGAGCAAATATATACAGAGATACTCGAATTGAAGTCTGCTGATACTTACCACAGGAATGAAAAACTCATTGATATGCAAGAGATAGGCATCCAAGAACTTGGTGAGCTCTATCGTGATAACAACAATGAAGAGAAGTTGGTGGAGCTGGTTTCAAAAGCTCGTTATACCATGGGCGCCTTTGCAAAATCGAAAACAGCCAAAATCATTAAGAATTTGATTGACTTAATCGAGCATTCCAAATTCAGTGATGCACTTTCTGTAACTATCAAAACAACTCAGGAATGCATTGATTGGGCAATTGATGAAAAGCGTACCTTTTTGAGACAGGCATTACAAATTCGTCTAGCTTCTCTTTTTTACAAAAATAAAGAGTTCATGAAATCTCTCTCGGAGATATCCCCTTTGTTGAGggagttcaaaaaattggaTGACAAATCTTCGTTGGTTGAAGTTCAACTTCTGGAGTCAAAGAATCATTTTCAGCTGAAAAATCATGCAAAGTCGAAAGCTGCAATAACTTCGGCCAGAACCTCAGCCAACGCGATCTACTGCCCGTCACAATTACAggcagagctggatttgatgAGTGGAATTTTGCATGCAGAAGACAAAGACTTTAGTACAGCATTTTCATACTTTTATGAAGCATTCGAAAATTATCAGATTCATACAGATGAAGAGAAGACGATAAAGGTGCTGAAATATATGCTGTTATGCAAAATCATGCTGAACTCAATTGATGACGTCAACTCTCTTCTTAATAATAAGAACGTGTCGAAATATGCTCAAGGAAAAGACATAGAAGCTATGAAATCTGTCTCATTGGCACATTCAAATAGATCTTTGAAGGAACTTGAGGATTGTTTGAAATCGTATGTGACTGAATTAACCCAAGATCCGATTATAAGGTCACACCTAGCAGATCTTTATGACTCTCtatttcaaaaaaatctGTTGAAATTGATAGAACCTTATTCTTGCATCGAAATATCTCACATAAGTTCGATGATAGGGCTTCCTAAGAACATTATCGAAAGCAAACTGAGTAACATGATATTGGATAAAGTGTTTTATGGAGTCCTTGATCAGGGAAATGGGTGGCTTATAATTTATGAGGAGCCTCTTAAGGACGAGATGTATGATTTGAATTTGAACGTAATCAGAACTATGTCCAATGTTGTTGACTTGCTTTACGAAAAAGCTTCTCTTTTAGAGTAA
- a CDS encoding Peptide chain release factor 1, mitochondrial — protein sequence MKRLYNEVRGLINSHGRLKFISIHRYVSTGNSQEQTVIHPLLLKRADLFKTELKQIGDKMSSSAAFNSSESKKLTRITQVVELYDQFMKQSDNISGLKEILSEPDLDETLKEEAELELKLSYEQMIHTSNMLKAKLLPPVLYADRPCLIELRPGAGGHEANIFTNDLLEMYIKFCQINHWPFEIVSKNEHISGKGIVEATLMINEKGSFDRMRHEAGVHRVQRVPETENKGRVHTSAAAVIVLPKIEADKSDPEYRTFKSDELRIDVMRASGSGGQHVNTTESAVRITHLPTGISVHIQDERSQLRNKEKAMQILRARLADLEMRRRMAREREQRNEQVSSVDRSDKIRTYNFPQSRVTDHRCNFTLYDLEGCLSGERLGEVIDNVAGKETNDRIAGLLSTMETDSSLQCI from the coding sequence ATGAAAAGACTCTATAACGAAGTACGTGGGCTGATTAATTCGCATGGTAGGCTAAAATTCATATCGATTCATAGATATGTTTCAACGGGAAATAGCCAAGAGCAGACTGTCATTCATCCACTATTGTTAAAGCGGGCCGATTTGTTTAAAACTGAACTCAAACAAATTGGAGATAAAATGTCCTCCAGTGCGGCCTTCAATAGCAGCGAATCAAAGAAGCTTACGAGAATTACACAAGTGGTTGAACTATATGATCAATTCATGAAACAGTCCGACAATATCTCTGGACTAAAGGAAATTTTGAGTGAACCAGATCTGGATGAAACTTTGAAAGAGGAGGCTGAACTTGAACTCAAATTGAGTTACGAACAAATGATACATACATCGAATATGCTAAAAGCAAAACTGTTACCACCAGTCTTATATGCTGATCGTCCGTGTTTGATAGAGCTCCGCCCAGGGGCAGGTGGGCATGAAGCAAACATATTCACAAACGACCTTTTGGAGATGTACATCAAATTTTGTCAGATCAACCATTGGCCGTTTGAAATTGTGTCCAAAAATGAGCATATTTCAGGGAAAGGGATTGTGGAGGCAACTCTGATGATAAATGAGAAGGGATCTTTTGATAGGATGAGGCACGAAGCCGGTGTCCACAGAGTTCAACGCGTGCCGGAGACAGAGAACAAAGGAAGAGTTCATACATCGGCAGCCGCTGTGATTGTTTTGCCTAAAATAGAAGCTGACAAAAGTGATCCTGAGTATAGAACGTTCAAAAGCGATGAATTACGAATCGACGTAATGAGAGCTAGCGGCTCAGGAGGCCAACATGTTAACACAACGGAATCTGCAGTTCGCATCACCCACTTGCCGACTGGCATATCTGTTCACATACAGGACGAAAGATCACAGTTGCGAAACAAAGAGAAAGCAATGCAAATCCTGAGGGCCAGGCTTGCAGACCTTGAAATGAGACGCCGAATGGCTAGGGAAAGAGAACAACGAAATGAACAGGTTTCTTCTGTGGATAGAAGCGATAAAATAAGAACATATAATTTTCCTCAAAGCCGTGTCACTGATCATCGATGCAATTTTACACTTTATGATCTTGAAGGTTGTTTGTCAGGAGAACGCCTAGGTGAAGTGATCGATAATGTAGCTGGAAAGGAAACGAATGACCGAATAGCTGGACTCCTATCTACAATGGAGACAGACTCCTCGTTACAGTGTATATAG